The Brenneria rubrifaciens genome has a window encoding:
- a CDS encoding DUF2188 domain-containing protein translates to MASKNQHVVPHKDGWAVKGAGNQRATSVHDTQQQAVNAAREIARNQQSELVIHRPNGRIRDKDSYGNDPFPPKG, encoded by the coding sequence CAAGCAAAAACCAACACGTCGTTCCGCATAAGGATGGCTGGGCAGTCAAGGGGGCGGGCAACCAACGGGCGACCTCTGTACATGACACTCAGCAACAAGCGGTAAATGCTGCGCGCGAGATAGCTAGAAATCAGCAATCCGAACTCGTTATCCACCGCCCAAATGGTCGTATACGTGATAAGGATAGTTACGGTAACGACCCTTTCCCTCCAAAAGGCTGA